CTCGATTTATAGAATGAATAATTAGTGTATATGCAAGAACgattttcaataaatctaattaaatggtctaaattgattaatttataaaagtttacgACTATGATAAGTTTCGCACTACGTTTAAATGATTATAATGGTtagtttatgatttaaattaatataacaaataaaaaattagttgatATTTTTATAGTTTGATTAGAAAAACGTGGGCAGGTTGGGAAGTTAGCACGTAGACAAAAACAACAAACGCGTTGGCTTAAGCGCGCCGAATCCCTTCTCATAAAATCCACAACTCCGAAACGCTAATTTTCATATGTGGAAGACATAGTACGATAAGCCATGGACGAGATTAGAGCTTCTTCAACGCCGCCGCAAGACGACGGCGCAGGGACGTTTTCCGGTCGGAAACAAGAAGCGTCGGTGATGGATGGCGTTAAGAAAGGGTGGAGGTTCTTTTGTGCATCTTCTCAAGAGACGCTGCGATATGTCAAAGCCTTTTTCGTTGGTTGGGTTAgttcttttatattcttttggTTATTTGAACTCTCTGTAGTCTGTACTTGGTTAGTGCcagtaattttaaatatataatttttttttatttaaagaagtctctgtaattttattaattCTTAGTTGatttttatggtgaaataattataataattttcatatacagaaatataatatataaatctgttttcaaaataataaatagcagaaaaagtaataaagactaaaattgaatgactaaaattcaaaaaaaaaacaaaatctaattaaaatgatatttaaaccTATATAGCTCTATCTCCGTTCACTTATATAAGTCCTCTTCCGAATGATTTTTAATGtagtgttttaatttttttaattaattatttattttcacttAAAAGAATCTcgaaataattacaaaaatgagCCTGagtgagagaaaagagaaagtGAGGAGGAATAAGAGAAGTGAtaacgagagagagaaaaaatgttttGGAAAAAGAATCCATACCTTAAAAGGcctcttttgataaaaagaatttaaattctgttttatgtttttgatTGACACACCACACCCTTTCGATTCTGTTTttga
This genomic window from Benincasa hispida cultivar B227 chromosome 4, ASM972705v1, whole genome shotgun sequence contains:
- the LOC120076486 gene encoding uncharacterized protein LOC120076486, producing the protein MDEIRASSTPPQDDGAGTFSGRKQEASVMDGVKKGWRFFCASSQETLRYVKAFFVGWGKKMTAKSEKEAAEADLKTAKMQVQATEAAENTKRGI